A single window of Senegalia massiliensis DNA harbors:
- a CDS encoding segregation and condensation protein A produces MKYNITLESFEGPFDLLYHLIEKSEVDIYDVSIAKIAEQYIEFISKMQELDLEVTSEFLVMAATLLEIKSKMLLPKNNIKDDQMEMEGIDPREELIERLIIYKKYKNAANELKNKFDIHGKVFYKPKEEISYSEDEEITIEGIDLNNLVKAFDKVLKNTNFKKDDLKFHEIKKEEMSIEQAMKFVQNKLDNIEQIEFTNLFEDNLTRTNIVAIFVSILELLKLKKIDIIQENNFTDISIRRKHR; encoded by the coding sequence ATGAAATATAATATTACACTGGAAAGTTTTGAAGGACCATTTGACTTGTTGTATCATCTTATAGAAAAATCAGAAGTAGATATTTACGATGTTTCTATTGCTAAAATTGCTGAGCAATATATAGAATTTATATCTAAAATGCAAGAGTTAGATTTAGAGGTAACAAGTGAATTTTTAGTTATGGCAGCAACTTTATTAGAAATAAAGTCTAAAATGTTATTGCCCAAAAATAATATTAAAGATGATCAAATGGAAATGGAAGGTATAGATCCCCGAGAGGAACTTATAGAAAGACTAATAATTTATAAAAAATATAAAAATGCTGCAAATGAATTGAAAAATAAGTTTGATATACATGGTAAAGTTTTTTATAAGCCTAAGGAAGAAATTTCATATTCTGAAGATGAAGAGATAACAATTGAAGGAATAGATTTAAATAATTTAGTAAAAGCATTTGATAAGGTGTTAAAAAATACTAATTTTAAAAAAGATGATTTGAAATTTCATGAAATAAAAAAAGAAGAAATGAGTATTGAACAGGCAATGAAATTTGTACAGAATAAATTAGATAATATAGAGCAAATAGAATTCACTAATTTATTTGAAGATAACTTAACTAGAACAAATATTGTTGCAATATTTGTTTCAATATTAGAATTGCTTAAATTAAAAAAAATAGATATAATTCAAGAAAATAATTTTACAGATATAAGTATAAGAAGAAAACACAGGTGA
- the scpB gene encoding SMC-Scp complex subunit ScpB, producing the protein MDKIQIKGIIEGVLYIWGEPLSIDSLHKILEIDKNKIKNIMEEMINEFDYNRRGLQIIKIKNNYQLTTRPIHYDYIKKLMPEKTNKGLSNAALETLSIISYKQPITRVEIENIRGVKCDKSISTLIDKGLVEEKGRLDRTGKPIIYGTTDNFLRHFGLKDISELPKLKDVILEENNTF; encoded by the coding sequence ATGGATAAAATACAGATTAAAGGAATAATTGAAGGCGTGCTTTATATATGGGGAGAACCTCTATCTATTGATTCTCTACATAAAATACTTGAAATAGATAAAAATAAGATAAAAAACATAATGGAAGAAATGATAAATGAATTTGATTATAATAGACGAGGTTTACAAATAATAAAAATAAAAAACAACTATCAACTTACTACAAGACCTATACATTATGATTATATAAAAAAATTAATGCCAGAGAAAACTAATAAAGGTTTATCAAATGCAGCTCTTGAAACATTATCTATAATCTCTTATAAGCAACCAATAACTAGGGTAGAAATTGAAAATATTAGAGGAGTTAAATGTGATAAATCTATCTCTACACTTATAGACAAAGGCTTAGTAGAAGAAAAAGGAAGACTTGATAGAACAGGAAAACCCATCATTTATGGAACTACAGATAATTTTTTGAGGCATTTTGGATTAAAAGATATAAGTGAGTTACCTAAATTAAAAGATGTTATATTAGAAGAAAATAATACATTTTAA